GGGCAACGCCGAGTGGGCAGGTTGATAGTATCATTGGGCGGCACGACGGACTTTCCAAGACGGGTAAATTGCATGTCTCGACTCCTTGCCTTGCTCATTACGATTAGCCTCTCGATCAGCGCGGCAGCGGCAGCCAATAAGCCAAACATCCTCGTGATCGTCGCGGACGATCTGGGTTACGCAGACATCGGCGTGCACGGCGGCAAGTCCGTGCCGACGCCGAACATTGACGCCCTCGCTGCTTCGGGCGTCCGCTGCACGAGCGGTTACGTATCCAGTCCGTATTGCAGCCCGAGCCGCGCCGGGTTTCTTACCGGTCGGTATCAAACTCGTTTCGGTCACGAGTTCAATCCTCACGTCGGTGAGGGAGCCAAGCTCGGCTTGCCCCTCGACCAACGCACGATCGCAGATCATCTACGTGCAGTCGGTTACGCGACCAGCTTGATCGGAAAATGGCATCAGGGCTTCGACTACGCCCATCATCCGCAATCACGCGGTTTCGACGATTACTTCGGCTTCCTCGTCGGCGGGCATAACTTCCTGTTGCACAAAGACGCCAAGCCGGTGTTCGGCAGTGCTCATTCGCACGACTTGATCTATCGCGGTCGTGAGGTCCAGAAGCTCGATGGCTACACCACCGACTTGTTCACCGACGAGGCCCTTGGTTTCATGGATCGCCAGGCCGAGAAGCCCTGGTTCCTCTACCTAGCCTACAACGCAGTTCACACGCCGCTGGAGATCGTCGACAAGCACAAAAGCCGCATCCCCGCCGATGTCACCGATCCCGCTCGACGCGGTTATCTATCGCTGCTGCTGGGACTCGACGATGCCATCGGCCGCATCACCGCTCACCTTGAAAAAACAGGCCGGTCGAAGGACACGCTGGTCTTCTTCTTCAGTGATAACGGTGGCTCGGGCCGCAAGCCCTACTTCGCTTACAACACGGGTGTGAACAGTCCGCTGCGCGGCGACAAGGGGCAGACGCTCGAAGGAGGAATTCGAGTGCCGTTCTTTGTCTCCTGGCCCGGCAATGTGCCTGCAGGCAAGTTATATGATCATCCGGTGATCACGCTGGACGTTTTGCCGACAGCTCTAAAACTGGCCAGAGCGCCTTCTCCTGCCGACTTGGACGGCGTCAACTTGTTGCCGTTCCTGCGAAGCGAGGCCAAGGGCTTGCCACACGATTCACTCTACTGGCGATTCGGTCCTCAGAAAGCGGTTCGTCGTGGGCAATGGAAGTTGGTGGACTGGAGAGATCACGACGCC
Above is a window of Anatilimnocola aggregata DNA encoding:
- a CDS encoding sulfatase family protein — translated: MSRLLALLITISLSISAAAAANKPNILVIVADDLGYADIGVHGGKSVPTPNIDALAASGVRCTSGYVSSPYCSPSRAGFLTGRYQTRFGHEFNPHVGEGAKLGLPLDQRTIADHLRAVGYATSLIGKWHQGFDYAHHPQSRGFDDYFGFLVGGHNFLLHKDAKPVFGSAHSHDLIYRGREVQKLDGYTTDLFTDEALGFMDRQAEKPWFLYLAYNAVHTPLEIVDKHKSRIPADVTDPARRGYLSLLLGLDDAIGRITAHLEKTGRSKDTLVFFFSDNGGSGRKPYFAYNTGVNSPLRGDKGQTLEGGIRVPFFVSWPGNVPAGKLYDHPVITLDVLPTALKLARAPSPADLDGVNLLPFLRSEAKGLPHDSLYWRFGPQKAVRRGQWKLVDWRDHDAKKNSGWQLFDLSSDIGEQRDQAEKEPELVAQLSRDWEQWNAKNIAPRWHGSPAEDPTAPPRPATKKK